A region of the Halalkalibaculum roseum genome:
AAATAGCAATCCAAAGAATGGGTTGGGCATGCCTCCTACACTCGGATCATCACGTTCCGAATTAGCATATCCTGTACTTGCTGACAGTTTTAATTGGCTGCTCACATCATGATCAATATTAAAACGGAGGGAATTCCGGCTATATCCTTCTAAACCTGTAATAACTCCTGCTTCCTGTGTATTTGAAGCGGAGATCATAAAATTCGTTTTTTCCAGGTTTTGAGAAACCGACAATTTATTTCGATATGTATTACCCGGATCAAAGAAGCGCGCCAGGTTGTCATATGTCTGTCCGGGATAAGGATTATCCGCAAAAGAGATATTATTACCGCCAGGATAGACATCATCGGCAGCTGCATCGAAACCTACTACATTCCCACCGGCATCCAGCCAATCTCCTGAACTGTTGGTTCGGAACCAGTGGCTTTGATTCGTTTCCACTGTATTATGCAATTCGTTGATACCTGCTTCGGTTGTAAATTGAACCTGGGTATCACCGAGACTTCCGCGGTCACCTCTTTTGGTCGTAATATTTATTATACCGTTCTGAGCTCGTGACCCATAAAGAGAAGCTGCGGCAGCACCTTTCACTACCTCAATATTGGCAATATCCTGCGGATCTAAATCCGTAGGCTCTGAAGCCAATATCGCGCCGTCAACAATATAGAGAGGTTGGTTGGATCCTTGAATACTCCCAGTACCTCTCAAAGTAATACTGCTGCCTGAGCCTGGAAGACCGCTGCTTTGAACAACATCCACTGCAGCTACTTTACCCTGGAGAGCGGCAGTGGCTGAAATAGCCGGTGCTTTATCCAGTTCATCAGTTGAAACCTGTTCAACGCTGAACGTTGTTTTTTCTCGCGCTGTCTCGGAAATAACCCCGGTAACAACCACCTGGTCCATACCAAGAACATCCTGTTCCAAAGCTATATTTACTGTTTCTTCAGAACTTTGTAGATCAACTTCAACTGTTTTTCGTTTATAACCTATAAAGGTGACGCGTAATCTATATGTACCATATGGTACATTTTCGATAGTATACTGACCTTCAGCATTTGTAGCGGAACCTCTTTCAGCTCCGACAACAAATACATTTACGCCGGGTATAACTTCGCCTGTTTGTGAGTCTGTAACTGTTCCTGAAATAGTGCCGGTCTGAGCAAAAGCCATACCAACCCCACACAGAAACATAGCAATCATTGTTGCTAGTAGCTTCTTAAGCATAATTAACCTCGTTTCATTATGATTTTTGTGAAACAAGGGCAAATAAAGATGTGCCTGTTAAGCCCTAACTTAACAAAGAGTTATCCCCATACATCCCGTTATATAATATTTTGCCCTAATTACTCGCCTAAATAATTAATATTTTCTAACAAATCAAGCATTTTTACTGATTTGCCAGGAAACATCAATAGTTGTGAAAAGAGATTTGGCTAATTACGGTCATGAAGTGAATTGTGTTTCCCAAGCTTATTATTAAACTTTTTTTACTTTGCTCATTATCATTAAACGCTTTTTATAGCGTACCAGGAAGTTGTATGTAAGCAATGAATTACCTTTAAAGTCAGGCTTGGTCATGACTTTATACCCTCACTATTCGGGAAATTATGTAAAGGAATTGTGGCGCAAATAAAAACGAAGTAGTTTCTCCGGGGAAATGTTACTAATCTAGTAATTAAATTTTATTCCACCAGATACCTGGGCAGCTGTGAGGGAATTCTGACCAAGACTTCGTAATTTAGGAAGTTAGTCATTTCACTGAACGAGGAAACCGTCATTTCCTGATCTCCCTGTTTCCCGATAATCACGACTTCATCTCCTTTTTTAACCCCGGGGATATCCGTGACATCGATAGTAAGTAGATTCATATTCACCAATCCGGCCACTCCTGCCCTTCGACCTTTGATGAGCACAATTCCGGCATTGGTGAGGTTCCTGCCAAAACCGTGAGAGTAACCGATAGGCACGGTGGCAATTTTCTGTTTGCGGCTGGTCTGATATGTATTTCCATAACCAATAAACTCACCGGCCTCGACATTCTTGGTACTCATCACCACACTTTTCCACTCCATCACCCTTCTGAGGGGATCTTTATGCTCTTTTTCAATATCAGAGTGGTTCTTTACGAATTTCATGTAGGTCTCCCGATTAGGCCAGAATCCGTATTGCGCTATTCCAATGCGAACCATATCCATGGTTGTCTCCGGGTAATTCAATGCCGCTGCCGAGCAGGCCGTGTGCAAGTGTCTGGGCTCAATGCCCAGATCGATTAGTTTCTTGCTTAATT
Encoded here:
- the alr gene encoding alanine racemase; this encodes MFAPSHIELSKSAFKQNVEFLKDYVGQDVVFSSVIKGNAYGHGIEQFVPLAESCGIRHFSVFSSDEAKRAHDAKTDDGSHIMIMGMIENSEIKWAIEQDVSFYIFENDRLKAAIQHAKDLGMPARIHLHLETGMNRTGLENGEIEQTVKLIKDNINHLQVDGICTHYAGAESVSNHVRVTRQIENFKKLSKKLIDLGIEPRHLHTACSAAALNYPETTMDMVRIGIAQYGFWPNRETYMKFVKNHSDIEKEHKDPLRRVMEWKSVVMSTKNVEAGEFIGYGNTYQTSRKQKIATVPIGYSHGFGRNLTNAGIVLIKGRRAGVAGLVNMNLLTIDVTDIPGVKKGDEVVIIGKQGDQEMTVSSFSEMTNFLNYEVLVRIPSQLPRYLVE